Proteins encoded in a region of the Panthera uncia isolate 11264 chromosome B2 unlocalized genomic scaffold, Puncia_PCG_1.0 HiC_scaffold_24, whole genome shotgun sequence genome:
- the TMEM63B gene encoding CSC1-like protein 2 — MLPFLLATLGTTALNNSNPKDYCYSARIRSTVLQGLPFGGVPTVLALDFMCFLALLFLFSILRKVAWDYGRLALVTDADRLRQRQERERVEQEYVASAMHGDSHDRYERLTSVSSSVDFDQRDNGFCSWLTAIFRIKDDEIRDKCGGDAVHYLSFQRHIIGLLVVVGVLSVGIVLPVNFSGDLLENNAYSFGRTTIANLKSGNNLLWLHTSFAFLYLLLTVYSMRRHTSKMRYKEDDLVKRTLFINGISKYAESEKIKKHFEEAYPNCTVLEARPCYNVARLMFLDAERKKAERGKLYFTNLQSKENVPTMINPKPCGHLCCCVVRGCEQVEAIEYYTKLEQKLKEDYKREKEKVNEKPLGMAFVTFHNETITAIILKDFNVCKCQGCTCRGEPRSSSCSESLHISNWTVSYAPDPQNIYWEHLSIRGFIWWLRCLVINVVLFILLFFLTTPAIIITTMDKFNVTKPVEYLNNPIITQFFPTLLLWCFSALLPTIVYYSAFFEAHWTRSGENRTTMHKCYTFLIFMVLLLPSLGLSSLDLFFRWLFDKKFLAEAAIRFECVFLPDNGAFFVNYVIASAFIGNAMDLLRIPGLLMYMIRLCLARSAAERRNVKRHQAYEFQFGAAYAWMMCVFTVVMTYSITCPIIVPFGLMYMLLKHLVDRYNLYYAYLPAKLDKKIHSGAVNQVVAAPILCLFWLLFFSTMRTGFLAPTSMFTFVVLVITIVICLCHVCFGHFKYLSAHNYKIEHTETDTVDSRSNGRPPTAAAVPKSAKYIAQVLQDSEVDGEGDGGPGSSGDEPPLSSSQDEELLMPPDGLTDTDFPSYEDSLIENEIHQ; from the exons ATGCTGCCCTTCCTTCTGGCCACCCTGGGCACCACGGCCCTCAACAACAGCAACCCTAAGGACTACTGCTACAGTGCCCGAATCCGCAGCACCGTCCTGCAGGGCCTGCCCTTTGGGGGTGTCCCCACCGTGCTGGCTCTTGACTTCATGTGCTTCCTT GCACTGCTGTTCTTGTTCTCCATTCTCCGGAAGGTGGCTTGGGACTATGGGCGGCTGGCCTTGGTGACAGATGCAGACAG GCTTCGGCAGCGGCAGGAGAGGGAGCGAGTGGAACAGGAATA tgtggCCTCAGCTATGCACGGGGACAGTCATGACCGGTATGAGCGTCTCACGTCTGTCTCCAGCTCCGTCGACTTTGACCAAAGAGACAAT GGTTTCTGTTCCTGGCTGACAGCCATCTTCAGGATAAA GGATGATGAGATCCGGGACAAATGTGGGGGCGATGCTGTGCACTACCTGTCCTTCCAGCGGCACATCATCGGGCTGCTGGTCGTCGTGGGCGTCCTCTCTGTGGGCATCGTGCTGCCTGTCAACTTCTCAGGGGACCTGCTGG agaaCAATGCCTACAGCTTCGGGAGAACCACCATTGCCAACCTGAAATCAGG gAACAACCTGCTATGGCTGCACACCTCCTTCGCCTTCCTGTACCTGCTGCTCACCGTCTACAGCATGCGTAGGCACACCTCTAAGATGCGCTACAAGGAGGACGACCTA GTGAAGCGGACTCTCTTCATCAATGGAATCTCCAAATATGCAGAGTCAGAAAAGATCAAGAAGCATTTTGA GGAGGCCTATCCCAACTGCACGGTTCTTGAAGCCCGCCCGTGTTACAACGTGGCTCGCCTCATGTTCCTCGATGCAGAGAG GAAGAAGGCCGAGCGGGGAAAGCTCTACTTCACAAACCTCCAGAGCAAGGAGAATGTCCCCACCATGATCAACCCCAAGCCCTGTGGCCACCTCTGCTGCTGCGTGGTGCGAGGCTGTGAGCAG GTGGAGGCCATTGAGTACTACACGAAGCTGGAGCAGAAGCTGAAAGAGGACTACAAGCgggagaaggagaaggtgaaCGAGAAGCCTCTTGGCATGGCCTTTGTCACCTTCCACAATGAGACCATCACCGCCAT CATCCTGAAGGACTTCAACGTGTGTAAGTGCCAGGGCTGCACTTGCCGCGGGGAGCCGCGCTCCTCGTCCTGCAGTGAGTCCCTGCACATCTCCAACTGGACCGTGTCGTATGCCCCCGACCCCCAGAACATCTACTG ggAGCACCTGTCCATCCGAGGCTTCATCTGGTGGCTGCGCTGCCTGGTCATCAATGTCGtcctcttcatcctcctcttcttcctcaccaCCCCggccatcatcatcaccaccatggACAAGTTCAACGTCACCAAGCCTGTGGAGTACCTCAAT AACCCCATCATCACTCAGTTCTTCCCCACCCTGCTGCTGTGGTGCTTCTCGGCCCTGCTCCCCACCATTGTCTACTACTCGGCCTTCTTCGAAGCTCACTGGACACG ctccgGGGAGAACAGGACCACCATGCACAAATGCTACACCTTCCTCATCTTCATGGTGCTGCTCCTGCCCTCACTGGGACTGAGCAG CCTGGACCTCTTCTTCCGCTGGCTCTTTGACAAGAAATTCTTGGCTGAGGCAGCTATTCGGTTTGA GTGCGTGTTCCTGCCCGACAACGGCGCCTTCTTCGTGAACTACGTCATTGCCTCAGCCTTTATCGGCAACGCCATGGACCTGCTGCGCATCCCAGGCCTGCTCATGTACATGATCCGGCTCTGCCTGGCGCGCTCTGCCGCGGAGAGGCGCAACGTGAAGCGG CATCAGGCCTACGAGTTCCAGTTTGGCGCAGCCTACGCCTGGATGATGTGCGTCTTCACGGTGGTCATGACCTACAGTATCACCTGCCCCATCATCGTGCCCTTCG GGCTCATGTACATGCTGCTGAAGCACCTGGTAGACAGGTACAATCTCTACTACGCCTACCTGCCGGCCAAGCTGGACAAGAAGATCCACTCAGGGGCCGTGAATCAGGTGGTGGCCGCACCCATCCTCTGCCTCTTCTGGCTGCTCTTCTTCTCCACCATGCGCACGG GGTTCCTAGCCCCCACGTCCATGTTCACATTCGTGGTCCTGGTCATCACCATCGTCATCTGTCTCTGCCACGTCTGCTTCGGACACTTCAAATACCTCAGTGCCCACAACTACAAG ATTGAGCACACGGAGACAGATACTGTGGACTCCAGAAGCAATGGACGGCCCCCCACTGCTGCCGCTGTCCCCAAATCTGCG AAATACATCGCTCAGGTGCTGCAGGACTCAGAGGTGGACGGGGAAGGGGACGGGGGTCCTGGAAGCTCAGGGGATGAGCCCCCATTGTCCTCGTCCCAAGATGAGGAGCTGCTGATGCCACCTGATGGCCTCACGGACACAGACTTCCCGTCTTATGAGGACAGCCTCATAGAGAATGAGATTCACCagtaa